AATTATGATTTCCCTTTCATTTTTCATCATCAAGAGATGAAGGCTTTCTACCATCATTTTCAGCATCACCACTTCTGATTCCATCATCCTCGTTATCATCTTCAGCACTGCTTTCATCTGAATCTGTGTCTGTGTCTTTGCCATCAGCGGCCAATGAAATCGCAGGCTGACAACTGGAAATTGCTGATTCAGCAGCAGCCACAGCCTCAGGCGTATTAAGATCCGCAACACCAAGCATCAAAtccttaaaaagaaaaagattgagCAAAAAAACCAATGCAATAATCAACTATTTGCAGGTCAGTAGCACGAATCATACATCGAAATATGACACGGATTGAACAATGAATTACCATTTCAATAACTTTGGATTCATTTCCAGTGAGCTCTTCAATATTGTAACTCTTAGGATGATCCTacaaattttcaaaacaaagcaACAAGAAAATAGATATTCCGTGATTACAACTATAATATTCACTTGTACTAAGTATTAACTAGGTAGTTTCATTTGAACACCAAAGTCCGCAGTGAAATAttgtgaaaaagaaaatcattatCATGTATATCAACAATAAAAGCATTCAGTTATCTTCTACTGATAACATCAACAACTACTTAATTAAGAACAAGGGACTAACCCCATACTAAAAATGTAGAACAGTAAAACAACAAAACATGTGAACAAGCAGAGAAAATCTAATCAAGAAAATCCCACAGACCAATGAAACAGATTTTGCCATCAAATATTTAGGTTCTTATTTCATTGCCATCACTACAAATATAAGATCACAAATTTTGATTTCCCAACCTAAACTAGTTCGCTTCTAAGTTATAACAATAGCTTGGAATATGCAGACAATCCTTTTGGCATTGCACTTGAAAGCGCCAACTAAGAacacaaatcaaaataaattaagaataagACCACATCAAAGTCAGACATTGATACGAAACGAAGgataaacaaaaagataaacactgaaattgaataaaaagataaattgaaattaaaatagaaaacaacagaataggttgaaattgaatacaaagGGAATTACGCTactttttatccaattttttgATGCAACAACAAAAGGATTCTCTCAACCTAACTTGTCAACACTATAATTTGGGAATTGAATCGAAGGAAATCACTCAATCTTCTATCCAATTTTCCGATGCAACAAGAGAGTGACTCACTCGACCTCACTTGTCTATGTCATGGTTTCAAAACCAAAAAAGTGGTTTTTCACACCTCTAATTTCTCAATGACGACTACAATAGTTTAGGAAATATTTATAACCTCATATTAggttaaaataaagaaaacccTATGCCCACTGACATAAAACACAATCtactaactaaataaataaaattaaagtacatgaaattatattaaacactctaatatttaaaaaatataaactaataactactAAATAATACTTAAACTATTCATGACACAAACTTTTGAAGCACGTATCAGACACACTTATGGGCAACAACTCTGGCACTAGCAAAGAATAACTATATCCCTATTGAGATCCAAGTCCAACTGCAATGCTCATTAACTTATTCACAATTATAAAGTATCATGATTCATCTCACTAGCAGGCAATGTAATTGGGGGTTATGAATGCCATATGCATCAGCATGATTGTAAAACTTATAAAAGCATACCATATCATATTGAGTCCAATTAAGCAATTtgaatgaataataaaataggcTGAGACACTAGAAGCAAACAAGAGTAATGTGTTGAAATATGAAGAGAGATATCATTGTTAGATAGTGGTTAGTAATTTGGACGGTGCATTTATGGAGAGTAGTTGAGAAGGTACTCTAGATTTATCACTCTCCTCTCTATATATGTTGGCCTTTTCCCTTGTAACGATACATAACAATTCATACAATCAGTAATAATCTCTCTCCCTTGTCTAATTACTCTAATATTTCCAGCTGAGTAACCATGAATCTTAATATAACATCAAAGATATGGTATCCTCCTTGAAAACTGTTGCGGCGCTGCTGCCATCCACCATTGTCAAATCTGACCAAAGACCACACCCTTGGCATCCAGCAATGCCCAACCTCTCCAACCTTGTCAACAGTGTTGCTCTTCGACAAGCCACGTGTTGCCACATTCAACATATCTCTGACAAACAAGTCACCGACTTCACTTCCACTAGTGCCTGAGGGCACATCAACCACTGTATTCTGCTGCCAACTCCTGCAGCTACTGACACCTCAATGCTCACCTCTTTGTGCTATCTTTGCATATGTGTTTATCTCCTTGATCAAGCCGCTAGTCCACTACAGTATCAAACTTGATTTATCCCAAATGGGTGCCATGACTATTTGAGTATTGATCTCCTGCTTCTAATAGTGCAAGTCTGACCCTTTTGTTTTCTGTGTAATCTAATCCTCTTAGCACAATGGTTGCGTTTGTTTATAGGCACGGAACATTGAAGATACAGAGATACAAATTATGTTTGATAGATAAAACATAGACAGAGACAATGCGTGTAGGGTCactaaattagtgtattttgcgTCCTTTCTGTCAAGGATACAGAAACACTAACaagagacaatttatttttcattttttctttcaatatttctaccaaattttcaaaattatgtttttcgtcatatttttcttcctaaatttttgtatggaaaaaataagagtaaattagacttttatattttgttctagtttatcaccaaacaaaatacaagaacattAATCTTTGTGTCTCTGTCCATTGTGTCTTGTTCTCAATGTTCTGTCTTATCTTGTTCTGTTCTCAGAACCAAACACAGCCAAAGTGATGAATATTGGGTTGTGTTTTCCTTCCAACCTCCCATTGTGAACCATACCAACGGTAATATTTGTCATTCACAGTCTTTGCCAGTTATATGCTATTTATGGCCTCTTTGAAAGACGATGACTGCTCAACCAAGTCGCTTTCCTAGGTTCCTTACCTCCTTACTGGCCCAAGCAGTTCTGGATAGTCTCAGCAAGTCATCAACAGTCCCAGCTACCCCTTGCACAACTCCAGAAGTCGCAACAGGCCCCTGCACATCTTCAGCAGTTCTTGCTGGCCCTGACACCCCTGCACATCTTCAGCAGTTCTTGCTGGCCTTGACATGTTTCCGGCAGATACAGATGGCCTTTCTTTAATCTTCATATTATATTTCCACAAGTATTATTGTAAAAAGCTTAGAGCTTAGTAACTTTAGCTTGAGGGTGAGTCTTAGAGAAGTAGTTTATCCTTAAATATCTCATAATATCAAATAATATCTTCTATAGGTTATTTATGTTCTAAGCTTGATAAATATTATCTATATGCTCAAACTTGTGGGGAAGTGATGAAAGGAAAAGGAGAGGACGAGAGTAAAAACGTAGAGAATGCGAAGATAAGAGTTTGTTAGTTCACAGCTGTCAAATAAACATGATGATAGAGCAAAGTAATAAATTTCAGAGCAATTGACATAATTAGTAATAATCTTTCTCTCATTTGTCCAGTTACTCTAATATTTCCAGCTGAATAACCAGGAATAAcataatcaaattcaaaatttagaaaagatAAAGCATTCACAATTTCAAAACAATATCATCTGATTCCATATTGCACAatgtttcaaaataaaatttcttcaggTAGAATATGGACTAATCTCAACTACTAATGAAAAGGCCGCATAGATCTACCAATTATTCTTTTTTACTCAATTATATGATTTACTAACAATGAGAGATAACtattatcaaattattaaacaattaaaactatcaataatcaaatatttcattgagatctttaattatttctaccTTCAATAATAATAGTACTACTATTCAAAACCCAACATGAA
This portion of the Arachis duranensis cultivar V14167 chromosome 6, aradu.V14167.gnm2.J7QH, whole genome shotgun sequence genome encodes:
- the LOC127739760 gene encoding uncharacterized protein LOC127739760 gives rise to the protein MLNVATRGLSKSNTVDKVGEVGHCWMPRVWSLVRFDNGGWQQRRNSFQGGYHIFDVILRFMDHPKSYNIEELTGNESKVIEMDLMLGVADLNTPEAVAAAESAISSCQPAISLAADGKDTDTDSDESSAEDDNEDDGIRSGDAENDGRKPSSLDDEK